Within the Carassius gibelio isolate Cgi1373 ecotype wild population from Czech Republic chromosome B4, carGib1.2-hapl.c, whole genome shotgun sequence genome, the region tctgtctgttgagtgtctctctctgtctctctgtctgtctgtcaagcgtcgctctctgtctgtctgtcgagcgtctctctgtctctctctgtcgagcgtctctctctgtctctctgtctgtctgtcgagcgtctctctgtctctctctgtcgagcgtctctgtctctctgtttgtctgtcgAGCGTCTCTCTCGGTCTGATGAGGGTCTCTGATGAGTTTcagcatctctctgtctgtctgcagggTCTGAGGAACAAACCGAAGAAGACCGGTCACGTGAAGCCGGACCTGATTGATGTGGATCTGGTCAGAGGTCAGACACACATACCTGTATTAGATGTTTTTGGTGTCTGTGTTCACGTCACATTCAGGTCTGTTTCCCAGGTCAGTCGCGGCTCATAACTCATCTTGTGTTTTATTTGTCAGGCTCTGCGTTTGCTAAAGCGAAGCCGGAGAGCCCGTGGACCTCTCTGACCCGGAAGGGCATTGTTAGAGTGGTTTTCTTCCCATTTTTCTTCCGCTGGTGGATTCAGGTGACGTCGAGAGCCGTGTTCTACCTGCTGCTGTCTCTCTACCTGCTGCAAGGTAAGTGAGCATTTCATCAAACACAATCGCTTGTTTTTCAGCAGACAAATGTCAGACAGAATTATTGTATCATACTGTGATTAGAGTGTGGTTTTGGTCAGGTGTGTTTGTGATGCTCTGATGGTGATTCACATCAACACATCCAGCCGCGAGTCACTCCTTCAGTTTGACTGATGCGTATgattgttttttatgttgttcATTGAGGTCACTGTACTTGTTTTTCTTGTCAGAGACATGTGTATATAGAGCTGGGTGGAGTTGAGGTGCTTTTGTTTTTACAGGTTACTAAAGAGAACAGGGAGTGTGTGTAATAATTGTGTAACATCTCTccttaaaataatccatgttcGTCATGGCTGAAAGTGAAACTTAAATTTGAGTTTATCTTACTGTCCTAACGATGGACATTTCTTTGATTAGTTGTACTGGATTATGTATGTTTTAAGATAGTTTTTTGGAGGAGGAGTAGCACTCCTCGTGTcatcgctgtgtgtgtgtgtgtgtgtgtgtgttgtgttgcagTGCTCGCAGCGGCGTTGTTCTTCAGCGTCTCCAGTCCTCACGACGTCCCCGTCACAGAAGTGTTTGGTGCCATCGGTCTGATGCTGCTGTTAGGAACCGTTCACTGCCAGATCGTCTCCACACACACTCCTAAAGCCAGCAGCGGCGGGAGACGGCGCAGGTCAGACTCTCCTCTTCTGTGTCACTGCTTTCTTCTGAAGTTCAGCCATCTCACTGACAGTGAAACACTACCGATGAAATCGAGGGAAGCGTCAAAACATTGAGATGATTTCGCTGAATTCATGAAAAAGTCTTTCTCTTAATTTGAAGATCCAAATCAAATTCACACTTGTGACGGACACTAATGTCTTCATTGTAAGGCGATTGTcagcatcataaaaataaatggcaTTACAAGCACAAATGATCAGTCGTATTCCAGAAGcatgaatgaaaattaattttctgTAGGATATAAAATCCATAGGATTTTGATTAACAAGCCCGAATGTAAATGAATCATTTTAGAGTTCGGTTGAATCATCTCTGCTGAATCGGCGTCTCTTTCAGGCCTTTCGCTTCGCTTGACTCTGGGAATCAAAGATTCTAAGATTTCTAAGTTTTCTGCACTTTGCTGTCTCTCGCTAAAGGAAGTTGAGGAAAGCGGCTCATTTGGACATTCATAGAGAAGGCGACGGCTCTAGCACTACTGATAACACGCAGGAGGGATCTCCGCAGGGCTCGCTGTCCGCCGGCTCACACGGCCTCGTCACTTTCTTCAGAGATTTCTGGCATGGTATCTTTAAAGCGGGGTgtgtatttctctctttctctcatctcCTCTTACAATCTTCTTGGGTACAACATCTCTTCCTGAAACCACATCTCTTCCTGCTCCAGTGCAGTTTTAAGTCTCTCAATGAGGTTCATCACTAGATAAAGGGATTTTGTAGCTATTTTATTCCATCTGCTCCATGTTTGCACTTCTCATCATTATTCCCCAGAAGCACAGTGCTTACTGTCTCCAGAAACGGTTCACAAGCTCCCATCAGTGTTTGCTGTGGAGGACTAGAGCTGCGCTTCCACACATCACTTGATCAAACACACAGCCTTTAGTAGAACCTGCTCTTTTCCTCACTGTCCCATCAGGTCTAAGAAGTCCAAGCTGTCCATCGATAAGTCTACAGAGACGGACAATGGATACGTGTCTCTGGACGGCCGCATCACCAGCAAAAGCAGCGAGGAGGGTTTACAGCTGCACGAGCCTCACTGCGACCTGCTGCGCTCCGAGACACACTGGAGCCTCCAGCACACCCCAAACCAGCGGATCCTGCCGCCCACGGggaaggtacacacacacacacacacacacactcacacacacacacacacactcacactcacacacacacacacacacacacacgcactcacacacacacactcacacacacacacacgcactcacacgcacacacacacacgcacacacacacatacacacacacacacccacgcaagcgcacacacacacacccacgcaagcgcacactcacacacacacacacactcacacacacccacgcaagcgcacacacacacacacgcactcacacactcacacacgcacgcactcacacacacacactcacacacacacacacacgcactcacactcacacacgcacgcactcacacacacacactcacacactcacacacacgcactcacgcacacacacacacacacacacactcacacacacccacgcaagcgcacacacacacacacgcacgcactcacacacacacacacgcacgcactcacacacacacactcacacacacacacacacgcactcacacacacacacacacgcactcacactctcactcacacacacacacacacgcactcacactctcacacgcactcacacacacacacgcactcacactctcacacacacacacgcaagtgcacacacacacacacacacacacacgcactcacactctcacacacacgcactcacacacacacgcacacgcactcacacacacgcacacacacacacacacacacacacacgcgcactcacactctcacacacacacacgcactcacacacacacacacacgcactcacacacacacacgcacacacacacacacacacactcactcgcgcgcacacacacactcacacacacactcactcgcgcgcacacacacactcacacacacacacacacacacacacacatgtctggtcagctatccttgtggggactctccataggtgtaatggtttttatactgtacagaccgtattttctatcgccctacaccaaccctaaccctaaccctaaccctgacaggaaactttctgcatttttagattttcaagaaacttcattctgtgtaatttattagcttgtttacccctcaatttaggtccccaccatgacacgagtccccatgagtctgtgtgtattcaggtttaagtccccaccagaatagaaatacaagtacacacacacacacacacacacacacgcactcacacacacccacgcaagcgcacacacacacacacactcgcgcacTTATTTATGAAGCACTATACACCTGCACCTgcagaccaaagtgctgtacaatcaacatacaggtacatacattaaataaaacatcaaatccaAATAAAAACACCGATACTAACCCTAATTCTTGAAAGGTAATGACAAGTAATTATTTTTAACCCCagctttgaaaatatttttgtacgTAATCTCTCTAATCTCAGATGTTAGGCTATTCCAAAGCCTTGGACCTGCAACAGCAAAGTCCTGATCCTCTCTCAGCTTAAAATGAGTCGGGACAGTAAGAAAATAATCTTAAAGACCTAGATGACTGTCTAAAAAAATCAAGAGACCTAATCTAGCAAAGACAACtgttaaccacagcattaacctGCTTGTCAAATTACAAATCTGGATCGAACACAACTCCTAAATTCCTTATGTGGTCTTGACAGTAGGCTGACCAAGGACCTAAAGAAGTGGCGATGTCTGAGCATCCTCTAGtggggcaaaaaataaaaaaatatctgtttcACTTTGGTTTAACTctgtgatcctcaaatctggctcacgaGATCTGGCTCACTATTTcctgaagagtttagctccaaccctaatcaaacacaccttcctgtgattttctaaagatcctgaagacactgattagaaAACTCTGTGTTTGATTAGTGGATCTCACGAGCCAGACGTAAGGACCACTGGTTTAATCGAATTGTGAGCAATTTCACCTCTTCCAGACATGCCAAAAGTAAATTTGAGCCACAATTCTCTATATATTTCAAAGGGTGAAAGTTGTGTATCTTTAGCATTCAAATGGTAAgacaaaatatttctttaaaaatcgaGCCTAGAGTCGGCATGTAAAAGGAAAACAATACAGGGCCAATAACagaaccctgaggaaccccacaCGTAATATAGAGGCTGTAGATGAAACAGTCACCATACTTCACTGAAAACACCCTatccacacacacagaaacacacacacacacacacacgtggggaAGCATGACTGacatgtgttctgtgtgtgtcagtgtctgtCCGAGGCTGCGGTTCCTCGTGGGGGGGAGAACATGTCGGGTGAAGCGTCCAGTGAAGAAGACCCAGAGAACTACAGCACGCTCCGCAGGGGACTGGAGCGCAAGAACAGTGACTGCACGCTGCGCAACAGGAAAACACACCCCTACAAGAAGCATTACACTGctgaggtaacacacacacacacactctctctcacacacacacacacacacactctctctctctctctctctctctctctctctctctctcacacacacacacacacacacacactccactctctctctctctctgtctctctctctctctctcacacacacacacacactccactctctctctctctctctctctctctctctctctcacacacacacacacacacacacactccactctctctctctctctgtctctctctctctctctcacacacacacacacactccactctctctctctctctctctctctctctctctcacacacacacacacacacacacacactctctctctctctctctctctctctcacacacacacacacacacacacgatcagctCTTCTGCAGGAGCTCAAACACAGCTCCTTCATGTGTTATGGGTCTCAGGAGACGCTGAAGTCGGGCACCAGTTGCAGCTCGCGGTGCTCCAGCTCGAGGACGCAGGACTCTGAGAGCGCACGACACGAGTCTGAGACAGAGGATGTTCTGTGGGAGGACTTCCTGCACTGCGCCGAGTGCCGCTCCTCCTGCTCCAGCGAAACAGACGCCGACGGATCCGCCATCTGCTCTGCCTCCAAGAAAGAGTTCAGAGACGACCCGTTCCATCAGGTGTGTCACCGATCCGGTCAGGTGTTCTCACGACTGCTGCGGTCAGCTCTTCTACAGTAATCTGATCAGATTTTGGCCATTGGATTGGATCACATCTTGAAACTGGGTTGTTTAAGAGGAAAAGGGGGATTCTGAATTCAGATTAGATCACAAAATCCAGTCTTGGTTTTGATCTGGATTAAATCCTCAGTTTGTGTTGCTCAAACCAGTTTAGTAAGATCCGGTTACTTTTGATCCCCACAAAAAAATGGGATTATTCTGATTATTCCCAGCAGAAGGATGCGTTTCaggaacaaaaatgtaataaaactttaaaactggtcCAAAATTTACAACATTTGTAACGTGTAATATATCATTTAATCCCCAAATAGCTCTCaatatcaaacaaaaatattatatttcattaaaatattttgctttgAAAATGGCACAAAAGTCAGATGGGTCACCTGATCCTGGATAACAGAACATGAGATCTCCAAATCCAGATCATTCTGATCCAGATTAAACTTTTTGAACTACTGGGCCCTGGTGTTTTGTTGCTGTAAGCAtgtaaatgatgtgtgtgtgtgtgtgtgtgtgtgtgtctctgctggAGAAGGGTCACGTGCCGTGGCTGCACAGCTCTAATCCAGGCCTGGAGCGCGTCAGTGCCATCGTGTGGGAAGGAAACGAATGCAAGAAAGCAGACATGTCTGTGCTGGAAATCAGCGGCATGA harbors:
- the LOC127956232 gene encoding protein PHTF2 isoform X1, with amino-acid sequence MASKVRDAVLWYQKKIGAYDQQIWEKSVEQREIKQFIRGGLRNKPKKTGHVKPDLIDVDLVRGSAFAKAKPESPWTSLTRKGIVRVVFFPFFFRWWIQVTSRAVFYLLLSLYLLQVLAAALFFSVSSPHDVPVTEVFGAIGLMLLLGTVHCQIVSTHTPKASSGGRRRRKLRKAAHLDIHREGDGSSTTDNTQEGSPQGSLSAGSHGLVTFFRDFWHGIFKAGSKKSKLSIDKSTETDNGYVSLDGRITSKSSEEGLQLHEPHCDLLRSETHWSLQHTPNQRILPPTGKCLSEAAVPRGGENMSGEASSEEDPENYSTLRRGLERKNSDCTLRNRKTHPYKKHYTAEETLKSGTSCSSRCSSSRTQDSESARHESETEDVLWEDFLHCAECRSSCSSETDADGSAICSASKKEFRDDPFHQGHVPWLHSSNPGLERVSAIVWEGNECKKADMSVLEISGMIMNRVNLYTPGIGYQILGNLVSVTLGLTPFAFRLFQHKDPEQLVSLSAGELLSVAFGSSDDALVMTMVSVSFVVRVCLIWLFFFLLSVAERTYRQRLLFAKLFGHLTSARRARKSEVPHFRLKKVQNIKMWLSLRSYLKRRGPQRSVDVIVSSAFLLTLSVVFICCAQLLHVHETFLEFHYNWELVIWSGSLSLYLLRFVTLGSETSKKYSNTSILLTEQINLYLKMEKKPNKKEELTLVNNVLKLATKLLKELDAPFRLYGLTMNPLLYNITQVVILSAVSGVISDLLGFNLKLWKIKS
- the LOC127956232 gene encoding protein PHTF2 isoform X4, which produces MASKVRDAVLWYQKKIGAYDQQIWEKSVEQREIKQFIRGGLRNKPKKTGHVKPDLIDVDLVRGSAFAKAKPESPWTSLTRKGIVRVVFFPFFFRWWIQVTSRAVFYLLLSLYLLQVLAAALFFSVSSPHDVPVTEVFGAIGLMLLLGTVHCQIVSTHTPKASSGGRRRRSKKSKLSIDKSTETDNGYVSLDGRITSKSSEEGLQLHEPHCDLLRSETHWSLQHTPNQRILPPTGKCLSEAAVPRGGENMSGEASSEEDPENYSTLRRGLERKNSDCTLRNRKTHPYKKHYTAEETLKSGTSCSSRCSSSRTQDSESARHESETEDVLWEDFLHCAECRSSCSSETDADGSAICSASKKEFRDDPFHQGHVPWLHSSNPGLERVSAIVWEGNECKKADMSVLEISGMIMNRVNLYTPGIGYQILGNLVSVTLGLTPFAFRLFQHKDPEQLVSLSAGELLSVAFGSSDDALVMTMVSVSFVVRVCLIWLFFFLLSVAERTYRQRLLFAKLFGHLTSARRARKSEVPHFRLKKVQNIKMWLSLRSYLKRRGPQRSVDVIVSSAFLLTLSVVFICCAQLLHVHETFLEFHYNWELVIWSGSLSLYLLRFVTLGSETSKKYSNTSILLTEQINLYLKMEKKPNKKEELTLVNNVLKLATKLLKELDAPFRLYGLTMNPLLYNITQVVILSAVSGVISDLLGFNLKLWKIKS
- the LOC127956232 gene encoding protein PHTF2 isoform X2; this translates as MASKVRDAVLWYQKKIGAYDQQIWEKSVEQREIKFIRGGLRNKPKKTGHVKPDLIDVDLVRGSAFAKAKPESPWTSLTRKGIVRVVFFPFFFRWWIQVTSRAVFYLLLSLYLLQVLAAALFFSVSSPHDVPVTEVFGAIGLMLLLGTVHCQIVSTHTPKASSGGRRRRKLRKAAHLDIHREGDGSSTTDNTQEGSPQGSLSAGSHGLVTFFRDFWHGIFKAGSKKSKLSIDKSTETDNGYVSLDGRITSKSSEEGLQLHEPHCDLLRSETHWSLQHTPNQRILPPTGKCLSEAAVPRGGENMSGEASSEEDPENYSTLRRGLERKNSDCTLRNRKTHPYKKHYTAEETLKSGTSCSSRCSSSRTQDSESARHESETEDVLWEDFLHCAECRSSCSSETDADGSAICSASKKEFRDDPFHQGHVPWLHSSNPGLERVSAIVWEGNECKKADMSVLEISGMIMNRVNLYTPGIGYQILGNLVSVTLGLTPFAFRLFQHKDPEQLVSLSAGELLSVAFGSSDDALVMTMVSVSFVVRVCLIWLFFFLLSVAERTYRQRLLFAKLFGHLTSARRARKSEVPHFRLKKVQNIKMWLSLRSYLKRRGPQRSVDVIVSSAFLLTLSVVFICCAQLLHVHETFLEFHYNWELVIWSGSLSLYLLRFVTLGSETSKKYSNTSILLTEQINLYLKMEKKPNKKEELTLVNNVLKLATKLLKELDAPFRLYGLTMNPLLYNITQVVILSAVSGVISDLLGFNLKLWKIKS
- the LOC127956232 gene encoding protein PHTF2 isoform X3, with translation MASKVRDAVLWYQKKIGAYDQQIWEKSVEQREIKGLRNKPKKTGHVKPDLIDVDLVRGSAFAKAKPESPWTSLTRKGIVRVVFFPFFFRWWIQVTSRAVFYLLLSLYLLQVLAAALFFSVSSPHDVPVTEVFGAIGLMLLLGTVHCQIVSTHTPKASSGGRRRRKLRKAAHLDIHREGDGSSTTDNTQEGSPQGSLSAGSHGLVTFFRDFWHGIFKAGSKKSKLSIDKSTETDNGYVSLDGRITSKSSEEGLQLHEPHCDLLRSETHWSLQHTPNQRILPPTGKCLSEAAVPRGGENMSGEASSEEDPENYSTLRRGLERKNSDCTLRNRKTHPYKKHYTAEETLKSGTSCSSRCSSSRTQDSESARHESETEDVLWEDFLHCAECRSSCSSETDADGSAICSASKKEFRDDPFHQGHVPWLHSSNPGLERVSAIVWEGNECKKADMSVLEISGMIMNRVNLYTPGIGYQILGNLVSVTLGLTPFAFRLFQHKDPEQLVSLSAGELLSVAFGSSDDALVMTMVSVSFVVRVCLIWLFFFLLSVAERTYRQRLLFAKLFGHLTSARRARKSEVPHFRLKKVQNIKMWLSLRSYLKRRGPQRSVDVIVSSAFLLTLSVVFICCAQLLHVHETFLEFHYNWELVIWSGSLSLYLLRFVTLGSETSKKYSNTSILLTEQINLYLKMEKKPNKKEELTLVNNVLKLATKLLKELDAPFRLYGLTMNPLLYNITQVVILSAVSGVISDLLGFNLKLWKIKS